The sequence GTGCCCTATTTTATGGTGCCAACAACTATTTTTTGACGCTTTAAACTTTTAATTCACACACATTTTGATGCCCTATTTTACAGCcattattggagatgctcttagggtgCTCATCTTGCAACATCTAGGTCGAGGTGTTTTCCTTTGACCGGGGCTTTCACTTTTTCAGGGCGTTGTAGTCTCAGCCGTCCGATCTCCTGCCCTAGCCGATCTTGGCTCTCCGATTTTCTCACAACCGGCAGAAAGCACGCGACAATCCCTCTCGGCTCCGCCGCCACCCCTCTTCTTCCCCACGCGTCTCTCCCCCTGACACCCTCCGCTCCCGCTCCCGCGCTCCGCTCCTCCCTCGGCGCCACCAGCACCCGCCGTGGAGCTCCACCTCCGCCAATCCCCGCCCCGCGCTCTGACTCCCCATCCCTTAGCGCCAGCGGGCAACGGCGGCCGTGCTTCCGATGAGATCACCGGGCGGCGGCGAGAAGGAACATACATAGATAGACGCAGCAAGGTAATCTTTGCACCCTCCAGGCATCGATCTTACTGCAGACCACGACCAGAATGGCAGAGCATTGCAAGATCTCTGCTGCCATTGTAGCTGGATCTCAGGAGAAGTCGTGTGTGCTCAAGATAGATAGATACTCAAGAGCCAAGGCGCTACTCAAGAATGGCGAGGGCCTGACTTCTGCCCCTTTCAGTGTTGGAGGCCACGACTGGACCATAGAATACTACCCAAACGGTTACCCTAAGGATTGCACCGACTTCATATCTCTTTATCTGGCTCTTCAATCTGCCGGTGCGGAAGATGTGAACGCGAAATACACGCTCAGTGTACTTGGCAAGAATGGAGAACTGCTGCCTTCATATAGCCGTACCCCCAACGCTATACGCACATTCTCAAGGGGAATTACAAGCTGGGGCTACCATGAGTTCATCAAGAAGGCTGATCTGGAGGCATTGGCGCATCTAAGAGACGACTGTCTCACCCTAAGGTGCGATATCACCGTCATCCATGCCCAAGAAACAAGTGTTCCTCCAAGTGATCTGCATCGGCATCTCGGTGACCTGCTCAAGAACAAGGATGCAGCAGACGTAACCTTTCAAGTCGGCGGGCAGCCATTGTCTGCTCACAGGTGTGTCCTCGCTGCTCGGTCTTCTGTCTTCAAGGCGGAGCTTTTTGGAGCCATGCAGGAGAGTTCTGCTGCTAGTCCTATTGAAATCTGTGACATGGAAGCAGATGTGTTCAAGTCATTGCTCCATTTCATATACACCGACTCGGTTCCTCCTGAGTTTGATGTGGTGATGGCTGGCCATCTTCTCGTGGCGGCTGACAGGTACAATATCGGGAGGTTGAAGCTGATATGCGAGGAGAAATTGTGCAGTCACATTGATTCCGACATGGTGGCAACTAGTTTGGCATTAGCCGAGCAGCATGGTTTCCGTCGTCTCAAAGATGCTTGTTTCCAGTTCCTTACTTCTCCGTCCAATTTTGAGGCGATGACAGCAAGTGATGGGTATGAGCATCTCAAATCTAGCTGCCCGTATGTTCTGAGGGAGCTGATAGCTAGAATAATCCCGACAGAATTTAAATCGGCAAAGGATATTATCATGACAATTTAGTAGTAATGTGTTTGGCACTATTGTCTGAACAAAAATGCTACCAGTACTAATCATTCAATCTAAATATATGTTCAGGCGAGTAGATTGATTATGCTACTGCTCGTCACCGTTGCCCTGTTTTGTTGTGACTGACTACAACGGTGAGTTGTGTGCGTCTTTTTGATACATCACCACCAGATGCTTGTGTTACTTCATTGTGTTCGGTTTTATTAACACTCAACTCATGCCTACTTTCGCACTAAAAAACTGACTGTAAATTATGGATGCTGTGTATAATTCAGTTTAAGCACTAAGGCAAAAAAAACTGCATGTAATCCTCAAGCATTTGACTATTGATATCCTCTGCCAGCTACTAATAGTTGTGACGGGGAATTGGTTATTTCTTCCCTCTGAGCATTGCTGGTAGTGCTGCTGTGCACTTGTTATGCTGATGGGGGTTGTTCAGATTCAGTTTTCGAAAACTTGGTTTTAAAGGGGAAAAAACATTTTGTAGTTTTCTGTTAAGCACAAATGTTGTAGTTCTGTTGTTTGCTAAACATAGCCATGAGGATACCAAGAGAATCAGTTGAACATGACCAAATGACAAGCGCTGATGACCGCACGGCTTGTCACCGCTGCACTGTTTTGTAGCGACCGACTACAATGGTAGTTTGCATGTGTCCTTAATACATCACTACTAGATGCTTGCGGGACGCGGAGTTTCTTCTCTCGAGCACAGATGCTCGTGATATCCTGTGAGTAAGTTAGTGCGGGAGGATGTGTGCCAATTACTTTAGTTGTTGAATACTGGAGCGTTGTAAATGTTTGTGGACCATCTAGCCTCCGTCGGCAGTGAGAGCGGAAGCACGCATCCTGGAGGCAGATGCGGCAGTGGCTGTGAGGTGGGAGAGTTCGCCTCAAACCTCCGAGCTTTCAAGAGGGAAGATGAAGTCGCAAGCACCCGGATGGAGTAAGAAAGAGGTGAGCATCTTTCGGAAAAGTTCATATTATCTGAACTCTGATCCGAACTGCTATAAACTGGTGTCTTGTTTGTGAATTAGTAGGCACTAGAAGTTTGGTGTGAGCTAGGATGCTCAAATACTGGTATCTGTGTTACGAATTCATATTATCTGTATACTGATCCGAACTGCTGTAGACTATCTGCTTTATTAATTAATATACAAGTACTAGTTTTGTCTGAGTTTGGAGTCTCAGTTAATGACTTGAGTAAGCATGTTTGCCCTGTGTTAGAAACTCTGGAGATGAAACACTGAATCTTAATGAAATATCATACTTCGCATAGAGTGGATCATTGGGTGGATTAGTACTTCAGTCATATAAAAGTCAGCTTATTTGTTGAGGTAAAGTTGTTTACTGAGAATTGTCTTGAAAATTCTACAGGTTGAGGATCTGTGCCGCTGCCCCCAGCAGGGCACCCTGCCCGTCCTGTGTGAGTGCTTTCAAGAAGGGAGTAAGGTGTTTTACTGACAACCCAACCGAAGCGTTATTACTCCAGTGCTTGGGACAAACTTCGGGACAAACTTCGACTCCCTTGGCAAGGCTTATGATTTCTTCAACCTGTATTCTTGGGAGAAGGGTTTTGGGATCAAATATGGAAAGAAATAAATGCCGCTCATTTTGCCGTCCTCAAATTATTGTTCCCGCTGGACTCTGCGATGCAGATGTGCGGGCGAGTGAGGAGGTGCAGGCTGTTCGACTTGGTAGTTGGTACTGCTGCCCAGATGACATCCGAATCAGCTGCTTGCGGTATGTATCTGTAGATTTGGAGAATCCACAGAGTCCACCTGGGATTAAGAGACTCACAGGGTTAGTGTGGCATGGATGTACAccggaaagaaaagaaaacatgaaTTAATTTCAGATTTTCCATGAGGCTTACATCTTTTCTGACGCACTTGTAGAAACGAAAATGATGCCTCGTATTGCCACCACCTACAGATATGAAGCTGATGACACGGTTGCCGCAATCCAGGCAAGAAACCGGCGGGAGGATTTCCTCTGGACCAGATGATATGGAGGAGAAAGTGATTTTGGTAGACGGAAAATCGGAAGTTGAGGATTGATTTCTTGCTGTGACAGGGTGTATGTGGAGTGGAGAAGGTAAAGACGGGAATGAGTCGTGATGAAGAACTTGACGACGTTACTTTGTAGGTTATATCCCAAGAAAACAGTTGGGTATTCCTTCTACCAGTCTTCCGATAACAAAGTGTTTGCGGCTAAGAAGGAAGTCTTTCTCTAGAAAGAGTTTCTCGCTAAAAAAAATGAGTGGGATGCAAGTGCAACCTGATGAGGTTGATGAATCTTCAGCAACAATAGATAGGGCCAAGGAGCTAGTAATTCTGCGATGTATCCCTACAACCGAGCCGAACTCCCGTTGTGGGAGAGAGTGGTCAACGGCTGAGGAGGGGGCGGGGGAAGAAGGAAATGAGTCGGGTGGGGGTGAGAGACACTAGAGGGAGAGGGTGCGTGTGCTGTGTGCGGCACGTTTCGTTTAATTTGTTGGGTTCGGCCGCACAACGAACGActatatatatctatatctatatctatatctatatctatatctatatctatacctactaataaagcaaggtggtATTCTTGATTTCGTCCCGCCTACGTGATTTTGTTATTTGGACTTTTTTTAATCTAATGAGGTGGTATTATTCACGTGAATTTCTGGCCGTGTTTTCATGCGATGGGAGAACATAGTCGGAAGGTGCAACGGCCCAACTGGCTGGGCATCGACCTTCCTTTGATGGGCCTGCTCCTGCCACTTTCATGAAAAAAGGTAAAAAATATATGTTTTAAAGCAAGGTggtattcttggtttcgtcccgccTACGTGATTTTGTTATTTGGACTTTTTTTAATCTNNNNNNNNNNNNNNNNNNNNNNNNNNNNNNNNNNNNNNNNNNNNNNNNNNNNNNNNNNNNNNNNNNNNNNNNNNNNNNNNNNNNNNNNNNNNNNNNNNNNNNNNNNNNNNNNNNNNNNNNNNNNNNNNNNNNNNNNNNNNNNNNNNNNNNNNNNNNNNNNNNNNNNNNNNNNNNNNNNNNNNNNNNNNNNNNNNNNNNNNNNNNNNNNNNNNNNNNNNNNNNNNNNNNNNNNNNNNNNNNNNNNNNNNNNNNNNNNNNNNNNNNNNNNNNNNNNNNNNNNNNNNNNNNNNNNNNNNNNNNNNNNNNNNNNNNNNNNNNNNNNNNNNNNNNNNNNNNNNNNNNNNNNNNNNNNNNNNNNNNNNNNNNNNNNNNNNNNNNNNNNNNNNNNNNNNNNNNNNNNNNNNNNNNNNNNNNNNNNNNNNNNNNNNNNNNNNNNNNNNNNNNNNNNNNNNNNNNNNNNNNNNNNNNNNNNNNNNNNNNNNNNNNNNNNNNNNNNNNNNNNNNNNNNNNNNNNNNNNNNNNNNNNNNNNNNNNNNNNNNNNNNNNNNNNNNNNNNNNNNNNNNNNNNNNNNNNNNNNNNNNNNNNNNNNNNNNNNNNNNNNNNNNNNNATATGTTTTAACTGGGTATCGAACCCCTAACCTCTGGGTTGGGCCACGAAGGCTATAGCCAGCCGGCCTATAATCGGATTGCAGTAAAGAACTGATTCAATCAATATTAGTCCTACCTCGCTCCTTTAGATCAAATTTCACCAACTTATATACACACGTGAGTTGTAGTAGATTCAACTTATATCAGCAAGTCATCTTCAAAACCAAGAAAGAGAGGAAACAGCATACCAAAAGGAGAGAAAACTCCATAATGAAGGGGATATGGACGATGCAACCATGTTGTATTGGCTCTAATTAGAAGGATTTATGGGCTTGGCATGGTGTGATTGGCTCTAATTAAATTAAATGAGAAAAAGATACATGCATGGCTCTAATTAAAGgaaatgatgacatgataaaagcgTACATGCATGACCCGTATGCCGCGTTGATGGGCATTTTGGTGAATGGCGAAACTAGCCTTTTTCTCAAATCAATGCATCAATTttctttcccgttgcaacgcacgggcttttgtgctagtatatatatatatatatatatatatatatatatatatatatatatatatatatatatatatatatatggacatGACGTGGCAGGCAGCCTGCAACGAGATCTGTGCGGCTTGATCGGACGGCAATAACAACGTTCACCCAGGAAACATAAAAAATTGATATCAGCCATGCTACTAAGCACCGTTCATACGCTGAGGCTCTCTTGGCGCCACCCATTGGAGATTGCTCGGCTGGTCACGTGCACTGTAGCATCTTCCCTCACGCTCCAATCGAGCAGGATCTCCTTGCTGCTATGCTCTCGGCTAGGACGGTGGGCATCGATCCGTGGCATAATGATCCTATGTTTGATGAAGCAATGGCGCCTTCTTCTCAGGTTTTGCCTGTCATCATCGGTCTTTTGGACTGCTCTGCTTGGGGCGATGATATGTGGTTTACCCATGGGGATTTTGTCGGTAGAGGGTGAGGAATCCGTTGATCCTATGTGCTCCGAGGCTACGCTCTGATCGCCACACTTTGGAGGCTCATCCCCGCCTTCCGTGGTGCACTGCCTTGTACGTCTGATGCCGAGTCCAGAGGAGCCGCTCGGTTTCAACGCGCCTCACATTCTGGTTGAGCCTATGGTTGAAGTGTGCAATGTTGTTGCGGAGGTGGCACAAACTAAAGCGACACCTTTATCTCTGCAGGATTTTCTCAGCAAGGTTACTTGTCCACTCCCACAACCTCTGCTTGGGACCCCAGTGCCTTCACACGGGGAGAAGAATggcgggcggcggagcggacgTCTGGATAAGAAGAACAAGGTTGCAACATCCCGACATCCAAGCGCGCAAAGTATAGGATGCTGGAGGCGTTTGATGAGTTGTCGGAGGTAAGCAAAGCAGAGGGTCTAGAGCAAAAGATGCAAGCATACCTGGACATGTACAAAAAACCGCTCTCATCGCAAGTGATCGAGGCGTTGAGCTCTTTGGTGAGGATAGTAGGGAAGTCAAAGTTGGACCTCTCAGGATGTTTTCCACAAGATAATGTTAGCACATGATTTTTTGAGGCCGAGACGGAAGAGTCATTCGATATGGACGGTTTCCCTTCCACGAGTGGTGGTCAGTTTGGTTGCACTTGAGCCTCGCCTAACTGCTCTGGGTCTAGGTACTCTGGTGTCTGGCTCCGGCGATGTCCCTCGGTGCTGCATTTGTCTTGTCACCGCCCCAAGTTCTAGTGCctcttttttcttgttttcttttttctttctttttgggttttcattcgGGTTTTCCCTGATTAGCCGAGAATGTTAGGTTTTTGGGTCCGGTTTTCCTTAATGAAATGCAGGAACTCCCTACCCCTCTCGAGGTGTTCTCGAAAAAGAAGGAATGAAAAGATTTTCGATTATTCATTTCCATACTTGCTTATGCAATCAGGGAAGGACATTATGGTACGGATtctaattgggattctttccataCATTTATCATTCTATTAATACGAGATACCACAATGGTCACAGATGGATCCTCCATTTCACATAAGAGAATGGCAGAGCATCGCACGATCTCTGCTGCCATTGTAGTTGAATCTGATGAAGTGTCATATGTGCTCAAGGTAGATGGATACTCGAGAGCCAAGGCGCTACTCAAGAATGGCGAGTGCATGACTTCTACCCATTTTGGTGTTGGCGGCCACGACTTTGTCGTGAGGTATTACCCAAACGGTAGCCGTAAGAACTACCCCGATTTCATATCTGTTTATCTATTTCTTGAACATGTTGATGCCGAAGATGTGAAGGCGAAATACACGTTCAGTGTGCTTGACCTGAATGGAGAACCGGTGCCTTCATATAGCCGTGGCCATGCAAATACCTTCTCAAGGGCAGTTTCATCCAGGGGCTACCAAGACTTTGTCAAGAAAGCTGATCTAAAGGGATCGGCACACCTGAGAGACGATTGTCTCACCATCAGGTGCGATGTCACAATCATGAAGGAGACCCACATCGACGGACAATCAAGGGTTCCTCCGAGCGACCTGCACCGGCATCTCAGGGACCTCCTGTATAACAGAGACGCAGCAGACCTAACCTTCCAAGTTGGCGGAAAGATATTCTCCGCTCATAGGTGTGTCCTTGCTGCTCGGTCATCCGTCTTCAAGGCGGAGCTCCTCGGGGCCATGCAGGAGAGTTCTGCCGCTAGTCCTATTGAAATCTGTGACATGGAACCTGATGTGTTCGAATCTTTGCTCCATTTCATATACACTGAC comes from Triticum aestivum cultivar Chinese Spring chromosome 5B, IWGSC CS RefSeq v2.1, whole genome shotgun sequence and encodes:
- the LOC123117176 gene encoding BTB/POZ and MATH domain-containing protein 3 isoform X1, giving the protein MAEHCKISAAIVAGSQEKSCVLKIDRYSRAKALLKNGEGLTSAPFSVGGHDWTIEYYPNGYPKDCTDFISLYLALQSAGAEDVNAKYTLSVLGKNGELLPSYSRTPNAIRTFSRGITSWGYHEFIKKADLEALAHLRDDCLTLRCDITVIHAQETSVPPSDLHRHLGDLLKNKDAADVTFQVGGQPLSAHRCVLAARSSVFKAELFGAMQESSAASPIEICDMEADVFKSLLHFIYTDSVPPEFDVVMAGHLLVAADRYNIGRLKLICEEKLCSHIDSDMVATSLALAEQHGFRRLKDACFQFLTSPSNFEAMTASDGYEHLKSSCPYVLRELIARIIPTEFKSAKDIIMTI
- the LOC123117177 gene encoding BTB/POZ and MATH domain-containing protein 3-like; the protein is MAEHRTISAAIVVESDEVSYVLKVDGYSRAKALLKNGECMTSTHFGVGGHDFVVRYYPNGSRKNYPDFISVYLFLEHVDAEDVKAKYTFSVLDLNGEPVPSYSLSSRGYQDFVKKADLKGSAHLRDDCLTIRCDVTIMKETHIDGQSRVPPSDLHRHLRDLLYNRDAADLTFQVGGKIFSAHRCVLAARSSVFKAELLGAMQESSAASPIEICDMEPDVFESLLHFIYTDSVPAVLDVVMASYLLVAADRYNIGRLKLICEENLCNHIDSSMVATSLVLAEQHGFHHLKEACLKFLATPSNLEAMVAKSDGYEHLKSSCPSLLKEVISTILPAELK
- the LOC123117176 gene encoding BTB/POZ and MATH domain-containing protein 4 isoform X2 — encoded protein: MAEHCKISAAIVAGSQEKSCVLKIDRYSRAKALLKNGEGLTSAPFSVGGHDWTIEYYPNGYPKDCTDFISLYLALQSAGAEDVNAKYTLSVLGKNGELLPSYSRTPNAIRTFSRGITSWGYHEFIKKADLEALAHLRDDCLTLRCDITVIHAQETSVPPSDLHRHLGDLLKNKDAADVTFQVGGQPLSAHRYNIGRLKLICEEKLCSHIDSDMVATSLALAEQHGFRRLKDACFQFLTSPSNFEAMTASDGYEHLKSSCPYVLRELIARIIPTEFKSAKDIIMTI